In Chitinophaga nivalis, a single genomic region encodes these proteins:
- a CDS encoding LytR/AlgR family response regulator transcription factor: protein MKRKLNCIILDDEPFAVKLIADYVTKFPQFNTLYAGSDAFKVIEILNKEVVDLIFLDIQMPQLTGIELMQLFNQKHNFIIISAYPQYALDTYQFHVIDFLLKPVTFNRFYQSIEKYNRWQQTFQHTDTDDFLFVKADRKHYKIAPDSILYIEGLKDYIRIHTSDEKIMVLENMKDMLEKLPTNQFVRIHRSYIIPLNKIKVIEGNQIQLTDGTYLPIGETYRKMVSEWVGRS, encoded by the coding sequence ATGAAGAGAAAATTAAATTGTATTATACTGGACGACGAACCATTTGCGGTAAAACTCATCGCAGATTATGTTACCAAGTTTCCGCAGTTCAATACGCTGTATGCAGGCAGTGATGCATTTAAAGTAATCGAAATACTGAACAAAGAGGTGGTAGATCTGATCTTCCTGGATATCCAGATGCCGCAGCTCACCGGTATTGAACTCATGCAGCTATTTAATCAGAAACATAATTTTATCATTATTTCTGCTTATCCGCAATACGCGTTGGATACCTATCAGTTTCATGTAATCGACTTTTTATTAAAGCCGGTTACTTTCAACCGGTTTTATCAGAGTATAGAAAAGTATAATCGCTGGCAGCAAACCTTTCAGCATACGGATACCGACGATTTTCTGTTTGTGAAAGCTGACCGGAAGCATTATAAAATTGCACCCGATTCGATTCTGTATATCGAAGGCCTCAAGGATTATATCCGGATTCACACCAGCGACGAAAAAATCATGGTATTGGAAAATATGAAAGATATGCTGGAAAAGCTCCCCACCAATCAGTTTGTTCGTATTCACCGATCGTACATTATTCCCCTGAATAAAATCAAAGTCATTGAAGGCAATCAGATTCAATTGACGGATGGCACTTATCTCCCTATCGGAGAAACCTATCGGAAAATGGTGAGTGAATGGGTAGGTCGTTCTTAA
- a CDS encoding sensor histidine kinase, producing the protein MKNPINARLSIPDLFYMTYAIVFICTFYFHYFIVMKQVFRSFGWGKLLAGLFISYLFFTGARWLTEQVITKMLFDRENYINPEFVNYMLDNLHYSSMPIIFSSFLWLGIYFIRLLEYNQVILEENKNIEIKFLKAQINPHFIFNTLNNIYSMVYFQSDKSLTAIEKLSQIMRFTTYESQKEKIQLRDEINYINAYIELEQLRHHETGYINFISEIENESVLIPPYVLSPLVENALKHGTTSNEHPIDIKITANKEQLIFKIKNEIGTQKKDKLGGIGLDNLKKRLEIHYPHTHQLHLTNEKNWFTAELSIKLR; encoded by the coding sequence GTGAAGAACCCAATCAATGCGCGGTTATCGATCCCCGACCTGTTTTATATGACCTACGCGATTGTATTTATCTGCACCTTTTACTTTCACTATTTCATCGTGATGAAGCAGGTATTCAGATCCTTTGGGTGGGGAAAGCTACTGGCAGGCCTCTTCATTTCCTACCTGTTTTTCACGGGGGCCCGGTGGCTGACAGAGCAGGTGATTACCAAAATGCTGTTTGACCGGGAAAACTACATCAATCCCGAATTTGTCAACTATATGCTCGACAACCTGCATTATAGCAGTATGCCCATTATTTTCAGTTCCTTCCTTTGGCTGGGCATTTATTTCATCCGGCTACTGGAGTACAATCAGGTGATCCTGGAAGAAAATAAAAACATCGAGATTAAATTTCTAAAGGCCCAGATCAATCCGCATTTTATATTCAATACCCTGAATAACATTTATTCCATGGTGTATTTTCAATCGGATAAATCATTGACCGCTATTGAAAAGCTAAGCCAGATCATGCGGTTCACCACCTATGAATCACAAAAGGAAAAAATTCAATTACGGGATGAAATCAATTACATCAACGCCTATATAGAACTGGAACAATTACGGCACCACGAAACCGGCTATATAAATTTTATCAGTGAAATCGAAAATGAGAGCGTCCTGATTCCTCCTTATGTATTGTCTCCCTTAGTGGAGAATGCCTTAAAACATGGGACCACCTCCAACGAGCATCCTATAGATATAAAGATTACCGCCAACAAAGAACAGCTTATTTTTAAAATAAAAAACGAAATTGGTACACAGAAGAAAGATAAGTTAGGCGGCATCGGGCTCGACAATCTAAAGAAAAGACTGGAGATTCACTACCCACATACGCACCAGCTACATTTAACCAATGAAAAAAATTGGTTTACAGCAGAATTATCAATAAAATTAAGATGA
- a CDS encoding TonB-dependent receptor: protein MKRIIFLLAIILNYSYAFSQQFSVKGKVVGQQKNPLAFMYVTLLKNDSVPVQQTMTDTLGYFSMKAGKGNYRLIIKQFGKEYSNSSLLLDKDMDLGVIEVQEGTALQGITITSRKKLFEQKVDRLVFNIENAVMPTGGTALEALKSTPGIRVQNDDISIIGKGEVMVMIDDRLQRMPKEDLANFMKSIPAANIKSIEVITTPPAKYEAEGNSGLINIKLKKAKANSWDATIGASYTQRTYASGNLQGLFNYNHNKLSLQASLNKGKERLLTTSEQQIFYTKERWQQEVRNRSESDVVSAGLGIDYKLTTKWTTGIKYLGSFTDRTSANQPFTTRFNNATGAADGFVVSDVKGNNKPNMNALNWYHAIALDTLGKNITVDIDFFDYRKTDDRFFSGNELAHNKSIMPGSFFASANTNVNSIKNYSAKTDVTLPYKWANLSLGGRFSYTNTNNDLVVYDHHTGKPVFNTDQSNVFNYKEYNEALYFSASKKITDKWETQAGLRMEATQTKGYSQNLDQMNDNNYIKLFPTAYVTYVPNDNNSFSLNYSRRIRRPDFDYLNPFVVRSNPYFYSEGNPFLKPSYIDNLEFSYVKNQQWVNSVYYSRVTDFGQELSIVNEATNITRLTPVNYANTYQLGFSTSYNMNKWAWWNSLTGFNVNYQHVKSKTSFVQSVDGYNAYIYTNNDFTLNRSKSVFVGVNYALQLPGRYQIFHIASLNILDVSMKFLLMNKKLTLTVTGEDLLNAQRPLITYYSNAVKNTVRSYGDSRGGRISISYKIGSSNMKLKQRDFGNEEERNRAN from the coding sequence ATGAAACGGATTATCTTCTTACTGGCCATCATTTTGAATTATTCCTACGCCTTCAGCCAGCAATTTTCTGTCAAGGGAAAAGTTGTCGGCCAACAAAAAAATCCCCTTGCATTTATGTATGTCACTTTGCTTAAAAACGATTCTGTACCCGTTCAGCAGACCATGACAGATACGTTGGGATATTTCTCCATGAAAGCCGGTAAGGGTAATTATCGTTTGATCATAAAACAATTTGGAAAGGAATATAGCAACAGTAGCCTCCTGTTAGATAAGGATATGGACCTGGGGGTAATCGAAGTACAGGAAGGTACGGCACTGCAAGGTATCACCATCACCAGCCGGAAAAAGCTTTTCGAACAGAAAGTAGACCGCCTGGTGTTTAATATAGAAAATGCCGTAATGCCAACAGGAGGTACTGCACTGGAAGCCCTGAAATCCACGCCAGGTATCCGGGTACAAAATGATGATATCTCCATTATAGGCAAAGGAGAGGTAATGGTCATGATAGACGATCGCCTGCAAAGAATGCCGAAGGAAGACCTGGCAAACTTTATGAAATCCATTCCGGCCGCTAACATCAAAAGTATAGAGGTGATCACCACGCCGCCGGCAAAATACGAAGCGGAAGGTAACAGCGGATTAATCAATATTAAACTGAAAAAGGCAAAGGCCAATTCATGGGATGCCACCATCGGGGCGTCTTATACGCAGCGGACCTATGCCAGCGGAAACCTGCAGGGGCTGTTCAACTATAATCACAATAAACTTTCGCTGCAGGCCTCTTTAAACAAAGGGAAGGAGCGGTTACTGACCACCTCTGAGCAGCAAATATTTTATACAAAGGAGCGCTGGCAGCAAGAGGTACGTAACAGATCTGAAAGTGATGTAGTGAGCGCCGGCCTGGGCATTGACTATAAACTGACGACCAAATGGACAACAGGTATCAAGTACCTGGGTAGCTTTACAGACCGTACATCCGCTAATCAGCCGTTTACGACCCGCTTCAATAATGCAACCGGCGCCGCGGATGGTTTCGTTGTATCAGATGTAAAGGGTAACAACAAACCTAATATGAATGCCCTTAACTGGTACCATGCCATTGCTTTGGATACGTTGGGAAAGAATATTACAGTAGACATTGACTTCTTCGATTACCGGAAAACCGATGACCGGTTCTTCTCCGGCAATGAGCTGGCACATAACAAAAGTATTATGCCAGGCTCCTTCTTTGCTTCTGCCAACACCAATGTCAACAGCATCAAAAACTATTCAGCCAAGACGGATGTAACCCTGCCTTATAAATGGGCTAACCTGAGTCTTGGTGGCCGGTTTTCCTATACCAATACCAATAATGACCTGGTTGTCTACGATCATCATACCGGAAAGCCTGTTTTCAATACCGATCAATCCAATGTGTTTAATTACAAGGAGTATAATGAAGCGTTGTATTTTTCTGCCAGTAAAAAAATAACCGATAAATGGGAAACGCAGGCGGGATTGCGGATGGAAGCTACACAGACCAAAGGCTACTCCCAAAACCTGGACCAGATGAACGATAATAACTATATCAAACTGTTCCCAACGGCTTATGTAACCTATGTGCCAAACGATAACAACTCTTTTTCACTCAACTACAGCCGCAGGATTCGCAGACCGGATTTCGACTACCTGAACCCGTTTGTGGTGCGCAGCAACCCCTATTTTTATTCAGAAGGTAACCCGTTTTTAAAACCATCCTATATCGATAATCTGGAATTCTCCTACGTGAAAAACCAGCAATGGGTAAACTCCGTGTATTATTCACGGGTGACCGATTTCGGACAGGAGTTATCAATTGTAAATGAGGCTACCAACATTACCAGGCTGACACCGGTGAATTATGCCAATACCTATCAGCTGGGCTTTTCTACGTCTTACAATATGAATAAGTGGGCATGGTGGAATAGCCTTACCGGTTTTAATGTGAACTATCAGCATGTGAAATCCAAAACCAGCTTTGTACAATCTGTAGATGGATACAATGCCTACATCTATACCAATAATGATTTTACCCTGAACCGGTCGAAGTCTGTTTTTGTAGGTGTTAACTATGCTTTGCAGTTACCAGGTCGTTACCAGATCTTTCATATTGCATCCTTAAATATCCTGGATGTTTCGATGAAATTCTTATTGATGAATAAGAAACTCACGCTTACGGTTACAGGAGAAGACCTGCTGAATGCACAACGGCCCCTTATTACTTATTATTCCAATGCCGTAAAGAATACGGTTCGGTCTTATGGCGATAGCAGGGGAGGAAGGATTTCCATCAGCTATAAAATAGGCAGCAGCAATATGAAGTTAAAGCAACGGGATTTTGGTAATGAAGAGGAGCGGAACAGGGCGAATTAA
- a CDS encoding SDR family oxidoreductase, whose product MSQSKVWYITGASKGMGLSLVKALLAKGDRVAATSRAITTFEAFNAAGDNFLPLEVDLKSETSIAASIQQTMAQFGRLDVVVNNAGYGLGGALEELTPAEIDDNFQVNFFAVIRVIQQAMPYLRQQRSGHIINISSIAGFAPGTGWSVYSAAKFAVSGLSNALVNDLSPLGIHVTNVMPGAFRTSFAQADVIAYNKHQIADYAHLRESHHKLNSMNGTQPGDPDKLADIFLQLVASPHPPADLFLGSDAFLRAKNKIAQLQEQMEDWREVSFSTDYVR is encoded by the coding sequence ATGAGTCAATCAAAAGTCTGGTACATCACGGGCGCATCTAAGGGAATGGGATTATCGCTTGTAAAAGCACTATTGGCAAAAGGCGACCGCGTGGCCGCTACATCGCGCGCCATTACTACATTTGAAGCATTTAACGCGGCAGGCGACAACTTCTTGCCATTGGAAGTTGACCTGAAAAGTGAGACATCTATCGCAGCCTCCATACAGCAAACCATGGCGCAATTCGGCCGGTTGGACGTAGTAGTAAACAATGCCGGTTATGGATTAGGTGGCGCACTGGAAGAACTCACCCCGGCGGAAATCGATGATAACTTTCAGGTTAATTTTTTTGCGGTCATTCGTGTGATTCAGCAGGCAATGCCTTATCTGAGGCAACAACGCTCCGGCCATATCATCAATATCTCCTCGATTGCAGGCTTTGCACCTGGTACCGGCTGGTCGGTATACAGCGCTGCAAAATTTGCCGTGAGTGGTCTTAGCAACGCTTTGGTCAATGATCTGTCACCGCTGGGCATCCACGTAACCAATGTGATGCCCGGTGCATTCAGAACCAGTTTTGCCCAGGCAGATGTTATTGCCTACAACAAGCATCAGATAGCAGACTATGCCCATTTACGGGAATCCCATCACAAACTGAATAGCATGAACGGCACACAACCAGGCGATCCGGATAAGCTGGCAGATATATTCCTGCAGCTGGTAGCCAGCCCCCACCCTCCTGCTGACTTGTTTCTGGGTAGTGATGCCTTCCTTCGTGCAAAAAATAAAATAGCCCAATTGCAGGAGCAAATGGAGGATTGGAGGGAGGTGTCGTTTTCAACGGATTATGTTAGATAA
- a CDS encoding helix-turn-helix domain-containing protein, translated as MAKGTVSLEQFYQDKYGGLPEDLQKNIGQFNVFRIEDRLRTGTTSPTFIRRDFFKIMLFQGDNIFHYGNTSIPISGHTLLFFNPRTPYTYEPLTADTSGYFCVFKDEFFKENLRLNLSQLPLFTAGAQPVFSLDDANTNELKSIFEKMLREFDTDYLYKYELIRNYVSELIYLAMKFQPVSSSFEHPNAAARVTAVFTELLERQFPIDSTSQRFELRSPKAFAERLSIHVNYLNRAIRQTTGHTTTELIFARITAEAKALLRHTNWNIAEIGYVLGFEDQAHFHHFFKKQTTLSPSDFRQV; from the coding sequence ATGGCAAAAGGAACCGTGTCTCTCGAACAGTTCTACCAGGATAAATATGGCGGCCTGCCCGAAGATTTACAAAAAAACATCGGACAGTTTAATGTTTTCAGGATTGAAGACCGGTTGCGTACCGGCACCACCTCGCCCACTTTTATCCGTAGAGACTTCTTCAAGATTATGCTTTTTCAGGGAGATAATATTTTCCATTACGGTAACACCAGTATTCCCATCAGCGGGCATACGCTCCTATTCTTTAATCCCCGGACACCCTACACCTATGAGCCATTGACGGCTGATACCAGCGGCTATTTCTGTGTATTCAAAGATGAGTTTTTCAAAGAGAACCTACGGCTGAATCTAAGCCAGCTGCCTTTGTTCACGGCGGGCGCACAGCCTGTGTTTAGCCTGGATGACGCCAACACCAATGAATTGAAAAGCATTTTTGAAAAAATGCTCAGAGAATTTGATACAGACTATCTCTATAAATATGAACTCATCCGGAACTACGTCAGCGAACTAATCTATTTAGCGATGAAATTCCAGCCTGTCAGCAGCTCCTTTGAACACCCCAATGCGGCAGCCCGGGTGACAGCTGTTTTTACAGAATTGCTGGAGCGGCAGTTCCCGATTGACTCAACCTCGCAGCGTTTTGAACTGCGCTCTCCCAAAGCCTTTGCGGAAAGGCTCTCCATCCATGTCAACTACCTTAACCGCGCCATCAGGCAAACAACGGGGCACACAACCACTGAGCTTATCTTTGCGCGTATTACAGCAGAAGCCAAAGCATTGCTACGGCATACGAACTGGAACATTGCCGAGATCGGCTATGTACTGGGATTCGAAGATCAGGCTCACTTCCATCACTTTTTCAAGAAGCAGACCACCCTCAGTCCTTCTGATTTCAGACAGGTTTGA